AGCGGCGCTGTGACTCGGCTTTCTTGAAAAGGCGACGGAAGCGAAACCGGGCACCGACTTTGCGAGCAGCAGCGGGACTGGTTCACGCATTTCGCTATGTACAAGCTTTCCGCCAACGGGCACACCATCACCTACCACGACAGTGACCCGTCGGGCAACGGCTCGAGTGGCAAGCTTCCGACACTGCTGCTCCTTCACGGCTTTCCACTGCACTCGGCCGTCTGGAACGACGTCGCCGAACGCATGACCGGCAAAGCCCGAGTGATTCGTCCGAACCTGCGCGGCTTCGGCACGTTCACCAACGACGCCGACTTCGGCATGCACGAGCTCGCAGCCGACGTCCGGGCACTCGTCCTCACGCTCGACCTGCCGCCGCTGATCATCGCCGGGCTGTCGATGGGCGGTTACGTGGCGCTCGACTATGTCCGCAACTGGCAGGAAGGCGTCATCGGCCTGGGTCTGGTCAACACGCGATCGGGAGCCGACGCCCCCGAAGCCAAACCCGCCCGCGACGAAATGGCCGCCACGGCCAAGCGACGCGGAACGCCGACCGTCGTCTCGGCCATGCACCCACGCATGCTAGCGCCCGAGGCGTACGAGCAGCGACCGGCCGTCTCCGAGGCTTTGCTGCGAATCATGCTCGACACGCCGGCCACGACCATCGCAAGGGCGTCTCGCGCGATGCGCGACCGCGACGACTACTCGCAAGACCTCCGATCCTTCGACGGCCCGATCTCGATCGTCGCCGGTGAAGAGGACCAGATCGTCCCGCTCGCCGAGAGCCGAGCCATGGCGGACGCGGTGTCGTCCGCACGGCTCGACGTCCTGCCGCACTGCGGGCACATGTCACCGGTCGAGTCCCCGGCCGAAGTCGCGGTGGCCCTGTCGCGTCTCGTCGACGACTCCCAGAAGTCCACGCTGCTCAACTAGTTTCGCGTCGGTCATGAACGAGTTCGCGTAGAGCTTCGGCGAGGATGTCGCGCATCCGCTTCGCCTGCTGGTGGGCGTTGGCGATCGACACGCCGAGGAGCGACACGATCGAGTCGGTGTCCAGCGGGCACCACGCAAGCTCGTAGCGGACCGCACTCTGTCGATCGCTGACGTAGCGGAGCCGCTGCGCCGCACTGGTGCCGAAGCGGGCGTCGCGTTCGTCGGCGAGTTCGTTGAGCGCCAGCTCCAGCTTGTCACGACAGTTTCCGTGGGCCGACTCGATCAGCTCGACGGCGCGTGGTCGATCGACGTTGTTGGCCGAGGCCACGCGTGAGACTGCGGCATCGAGCAGCCGGGCCACGGAGGTGTCGTGACGATCCAGCGTCTGCCAGAGCTGCAGGCCGAGCAGAACCCATGCGGCCGACGGCCCATGTGCGCACGGCTCGCTCTTGATTGCCGCCTCGATCGTGGACATCACTGTCTCGGCATCCGGCGGCGTCGGGGCCTCGTCCTCTTCGGCGACCAGGCGGTTGAAGGTCGTCGCCGTCAACGAAACCTCCCGGCCGCCGGCACGCCGTGCTTTGGCGTAGTCGAGTGCTCGCAGCCGAACGATGCGTCGCGGGGCGAGCCAAACCTCGATCGGCAGCCGGCCGACCTCGTAGTCGCCCAGCCGATCCTCGGCCGGGTCTTCGAGCCGCTCCATCTCGTGGACGACGAAGTCGCTCGCGAAGTCGTGTCGCTCGTCCGGGCTCAGGAGCGTTGCAACGCCTTGCCGGTCGCCGAGCGTCGTACGGACCCGCTGGTCCAGGCGCACCCAGAGCCACGCCCGATCCGACGGCTGTGCCGATCCGGTCGCAATGGCGGCGGTCCGAACGACCTCGTCCACCAGACGCGTCACGACCGATTGATCGCTGATCGCCTCCGGCCGAATGACGGCCTCGCGCTCCAGGCGACGAGCAACGACTCCTGCGAGCCGGATGTCGCCGCGTGGATGATCGGCGAGGGCTTGCTCGACTTGAGCGTCGAGAACGTGCTCGTCTGCGACGCAAGCTGGAAGACGATCGGCAGGCAGCTCGGCATGCCAAGGGGTCAACTTCGACAGGTGGCCGTAGGGATTCATGGCGTCACTCCGGATAAGGCGATTGCGGGCGTTCATTGCCCGACGCCACGGAGGACGACGTCTGTCTCGCGTTCATGCGCGCGACTCGAGGTTTTTCTTCAGCCCGCCGCGGCGAGAAACGCGCGAGCCTTCACGAGCGTCTCCTCGTACTCGGCTGCGGGCTCGCTGTCGGCCACGATGCCGCCGCCAACGGGGATGTGCAGCCGGCCATCGACGTGCGTCGCGGTGCGGATCGCGACGTTGAACGTGGCCGAGCCGTCGGCGTCGAGTCGGCCGATCGCCCCGCAATACGGCCCGCGCGGCGTCGGCTCGAGCTCGTCGATGATTTGCATTGCACGGATCTTCGGAGCTCCGGTGATGCTGCCGCTCGGAAACGTCGCCGCCAGCACGTCCGCAAGGCCGATGTTCTGGCGAAGCTGACCTTCGATCGTCGCAACGCCGTGGTGGACCGTCGGGTGCGTTTCGACCGACCGCGGCGACGTGACGATGACGCTGCTCGTCTCGCAGACCCGGCCCAGGTCGTTGCGTTCGAGGTCGACGATCATGTTCAGTTCGGCCGCGTCCTTGGTGCTGTCAAGCAGGCTGGCCGCAGTGTCCCCGGCGGGTCGCGTGCCCTTGATCGGCCGGGTCTGGATGCGGCCGTCCGGCTCGATTCGCAGGAAGAGCTCGGGCGAGTTGCAGACGATTGCCGCATCGCCGATCTGCAGCACGCCGCCGAAGCGCGCCGGTGTCGCCGTGAGAAGTCGCTCGTACAGCAGCTCCGCGGGCGGTGGGCGGTCGACGATCAGGGTTTGGGCAAGGTTGATCTGGAAGACGTCGCCCGCCTCGATGTAGTCGATGCAGCGGCGAACGGCGGCCAGGTAGTCGTCGCGCTCGAACGTGCTCGTCCAATCTTCGGATGACGTCGACGGGCGGGCCTGCGGTCTCGATGGTTCGTCATCACGAACCGGCACCCGACCAAAGGCGAAACGCGGCGTCGCCGTCGGCCGCGTCGGCCGGACGCAGGCTTTGGGTTCGAACGTCTGACCGAGCTCGTACCCGAGGTAGCCGACCCACGCGTGGCCGTCGTCGCCGCGGCGTTCGCTGTCGAGCCATCGCAGGGCATCGACGTCGCTGTCGAAGGTTTTGACAGCCTCGCCGCGACGGATGAGCCTGCGTTCGACAAGCACCACGTCCGCCGTCGCCTGCGACAGCTGCCACGGCAGGTCGTCGTAGCTGGAATCGAGTCGGACGCGGAACAAGACACCGTTTATACGAATCACGACATCACGACGCTTGCGTTCTTTTGTCTTGTCGAGCCGAGCGTGAGCGAGCGGGTCTGTGACCGGACCCACTTGCTCACGCTCGGGGCTCGCTGCACCGGACGGTCGCAAGCCACATCACATCAGGTTGACCGGGTCGACATCGACTGCGAGTCGATCGGTCTGACTCAAAGCACCCGCACCACGTGCCCTCGCCAGCACTCGCTGCAGCGGCATTGCCTGCGGCGAGCGCAGGACGATCTGCTGCCGGAAGTAGCCGGCGATCCGAGAGATCGGGCACGGCATCGGCCCGTCGATGTGGACCGACTCGCCTTCCGAATCAGCGGCGTCGGAGAGCTGCCCGGCCAAGACCTCGGCTCGCGTGAGCAGCTTCTCCTCGTCGCGGTCGCGCAGGATGATCCGCACCATTCGCCCGAACGGCGGCAGCCCGGTGACCCGGCGATGCTCCAGCTCGCGATCGGCAAAGCCGACGTAGTCCTGTTTCGTCGCCGCCCGGATCGCCTCGTCGAACGGGTTGAACGTCTGCAGCACGACACGCCCCGGCACCTCGCCGCGGCCGGCACGTCCGGCGACCTGCGTGATG
Above is a genomic segment from Planctomycetota bacterium containing:
- a CDS encoding anthranilate synthase component I family protein; its protein translation is MIRINGVLFRVRLDSSYDDLPWQLSQATADVVLVERRLIRRGEAVKTFDSDVDALRWLDSERRGDDGHAWVGYLGYELGQTFEPKACVRPTRPTATPRFAFGRVPVRDDEPSRPQARPSTSSEDWTSTFERDDYLAAVRRCIDYIEAGDVFQINLAQTLIVDRPPPAELLYERLLTATPARFGGVLQIGDAAIVCNSPELFLRIEPDGRIQTRPIKGTRPAGDTAASLLDSTKDAAELNMIVDLERNDLGRVCETSSVIVTSPRSVETHPTVHHGVATIEGQLRQNIGLADVLAATFPSGSITGAPKIRAMQIIDELEPTPRGPYCGAIGRLDADGSATFNVAIRTATHVDGRLHIPVGGGIVADSEPAAEYEETLVKARAFLAAAG
- a CDS encoding alpha/beta hydrolase produces the protein MYKLSANGHTITYHDSDPSGNGSSGKLPTLLLLHGFPLHSAVWNDVAERMTGKARVIRPNLRGFGTFTNDADFGMHELAADVRALVLTLDLPPLIIAGLSMGGYVALDYVRNWQEGVIGLGLVNTRSGADAPEAKPARDEMAATAKRRGTPTVVSAMHPRMLAPEAYEQRPAVSEALLRIMLDTPATTIARASRAMRDRDDYSQDLRSFDGPISIVAGEEDQIVPLAESRAMADAVSSARLDVLPHCGHMSPVESPAEVAVALSRLVDDSQKSTLLN